In one window of Sciurus carolinensis chromosome X, mSciCar1.2, whole genome shotgun sequence DNA:
- the Cfp gene encoding properdin, protein MTIRAQAPQSLLLLLFTLRTTGSDPVLCFSEYEETSGRCKGLLGGGVSVEDCCLNAAYAFQERDSGLCQACRLPRWSPWSSWAPCSVTCSEGSQLRHRRCMGRGGHCPEKVDPGTLEWQLQACEDQPCCPEMGGWSEWTPWGPCSVTCSKGIRTRQRVCDRPAPKCGGRCPGEAQQSEACDTQKVCPIHGAWAAWGPWSPCSGSCHGGPHMPTETRSRTCSAPEPSKQPPGKPCQGPAYEQRGCTGLPPCPVAGGWGPWGPVSPCSVTCGLGQTLEQRTCDKPAPQYGGPICAGDATRTHICNTAIPCPVDGEWAAWGKWSTCARLNLKSISCEEIPGQQTRTRICVGRKFNGQRCAGQYQDIRHCYNIQNCILKGQWSEWSTWGLCTPPCGPNPTRIRQRNCSALLPNFSPTVSTVEGQGEKNMTFWGNPRPMCEELQGQKLVVKEQRPCLHVPACIDPQEQKP, encoded by the exons ATGACTATCCGAGCGCAGGCCCCTCAGTCACTGCTGCTGCTACTGTTCACCCTGCGAACCACAG GCTCAGACCCTGTGCTCTGCTTCAGCGAATATGAAGAAACCTCTGGCAGGTGCAAGGGTCTCCTAGGGGGAGGCGTCAGTGTGGAGGACTGCTGTCTCAATGCTGCCTATGCCTTCCAGGAGCGTGACAGTGGGCTCTGTCAGGCATGCAG GTTGCCACGATGGTCACCATGGTCCTCATGGGCCCCCTGCTCAGTGACATGCTCTGAAGGCTCCCAGCTGCGACACCGGCGCTGCATGGGCAGGGGTGGGCACTGCCCTGAAAAGGTGGATCCTGGGACCCTTGAGTGGCAGCTACAGGCTTGTGAAGACCAGCCCTGCTGTCCTG AGATGGGTGGCTGGTCTGAATGGACACCCTGGGGGCCTTGCTCTGTCACCTGCTCCAAAGGAATCCGGACTCGCCAGCGAGTATGTGATCGCCCTGCCCCCAAGTGTGGGGGCCGCTGCCCAGGAGAGGCACAGCAGTCAGAGGCCTGTGACACCCAGAAGGTCTGCCCTA TACATGGGgcctgggctgcctggggccCTTGGAGCCCCTGCTCAGGCTCCTGCCATGGTGGACCCCACATGCCTACGGAGACACGAAGCCGCACATGCTCTGCACCTGAGCCCTCCAAGCAGCCTCCTGGGAAGCCCTGCCAAGGACCAGCCTATGAGCAGCGGGGCTGCACTGGCCTGCCACCCTGTCCAG TGGCCGGGGGCTGGGGGCCATGGGGCCCTGTGAGCCCTTGCTCTGTGACCTGTGGCCTAGGCCAGACCCTGGAACAAAGGACATGTGATAAACCTGCACCCCAGTATGGGGGTCCCATCTGTGCTGGTGATGCCACTCGGACCCACATCTGCAACACAGCCATCCCCTGCCCTG TGGATGGAGAGTGGGCAGCCTGGGGGAAGTGGAGCACCTGCGCCCGCCTCAACCTGAAGTCTATCAGCTGTGAGGAAATCCCCGGCCAGCAGACACGCACGAGGATTTGCGTGGGCCGCAAGTTTAATGGACAGCGATGTGCTGGGCAATATCAGGATATCCGACATTGCTACAACATCCAGAATTGCATCT TGAAAGGCCAGTGGTCAGAGTGGAGTACCTGGGGGTTGTGTACACCCCCATGTGGACCCAACCCCACCCGCATCCGCCAGCGCAACTGCTCAGCCTTGCTCCCCAACTTCTC GCCCACCGTTTCCACGGTCGAAGGTCAAGGTGAGAAGAACATGACCTTCTGGGGGAATCCACGGCCAATGTGCGAGGAGCTTCAGGGACAGAAGCTGGTGGTGAAAGAACAACGGCCATGTCTACATGTGCCTGCCTGCATAGACCCTCAGGAACAGAAACCCTAG
- the Elk1 gene encoding ETS domain-containing protein Elk-1, translated as MDPSVTLWQFLLQLLREQGNGHIISWTSRDGGEFKLVDAEEVARLWGLRKNKTNMNYDKLSRALRYYYDKNIIRKVSGQKFVYKFVSYPEVARCSTEDCLPQAEVSVASAVANVAPAAVHAAPGDIASGKSGTPKGAGMAGPGGLARSSRNEYMRSGLYSTFTIQSLQPQPPPHPRPASVLPNTTPAGAAAPPSGSRSTSPNPLETCLDAEEASLPLQVILTPPEAPNMKSEELNVEPGLGRSLPPEVKVEGPKEELGTAREVGFVPEAAKAGPEAPPAEGMPARMPTVVMETTAQVGGLAASTTEITQPQKGRKPRDLELPLSPSLLGGPGPERTPGSGTGSGVQAPGPALTPSLLPTHTLTPVLLTPSSLPPSIHFWSTLSPIAPRSPAKLSFQFPSSGSAQVHIPSISVDGLSTPVVLSPGPQKP; from the exons ATGGACCCATCTGTGACGCTGTGGCAGTTTCTGCTGCAGCTTCTGAGAGAGCAAGGCAATGGTCACATCATCTCTTGGACTTCGCGGGATGGTGGTGAGTTCAAGCTGGTGGACGCAGAGGAGGTGGCCCGGCTGTGGGGGCTGCGCAAGAACAAGACCAACATGAATTACGACAAGCTCAGCCGGGCCTTGCGGTACTACTATGACAAG AATATCATCCGCAAAGTGAGTGGCCAGAAGTTTGTCTACAAGTTTGTGTCCTACCCTGAGGTTGCAAGGTGCTCCACAGAGGACTGCCTGCCCCAGGCTGAGGTATCTGTAGCCTCCGCTGTGGCAAATGTGGCCCCTGCTGCTGTACATGCTGCCCCAGGGGACATTGCCTCCGGAAAGTCAGGCACACCCAAGGGTGCAGGAATGGCAGGCCCAGGCGGTTTGGCACGCAGCAGCCGGAATGAGTACATGCGCTCTGGCCTCTACTCCACCTTCACCATCCAGTCCCTGCAGCCACAGCCACCCCCTCATCCTCGGCCTGCCTCGGTGCTTCCCAACACCACCCCTGCAGGAGCAGCAGCacctccctccggcagcaggagCACCAGTCCGAACCCCTTGGAGACCTGCCTGGATGCAGAAGAAGCTAGCCTGCCTCTGCAG GTCATCCTGACTCCACCTGAGGCCCCAAACATGAAATCGGAAGAACTGAATGTGGAGCCAGGTTTGGGCCGGTCACTGCCCCCAGAAGTGAAAGTGGAAGGGCCCAAGGAAGAGTTGGGAACTGCAAGAGAGGTGGGGTTTGTGCCAGAAGCTGCCAAGGCTGGGCCCGAAGCCCCTCCTGCAGAGGGCATGCCAGCCCGGATGCCCACTGTTGTTATGGAGACTACAGCACAGGTGGGTGGCCTTGCAGCCTCCACCACTGAGATCACCCAGCCACAGAAAGGCCGGAAGCCCCGGGACCTGGAACTTCCGCTCAGCCCAAGCCTGCTGGGTGGACCAGGACCCGAACGGACTCCAGGATCAGGAACTGGCTCTGGTGTGCAGGCACCTGGGCCAGCACTGACGCCATCCCTGCTACCTACGCATACATTG ACCCCGGTGCTGCTGACTCCCAGCTCGCTGCCCCCCAGCATTCACTTCTGGAGCACCCTGAGTCCTATCGCACCCCGAAGCCCAGCCAAGCTCTCCTTCCAG TTTCCGTCCAGTGGCAGCGCCCAGGTGCACATCCCTTCCATCAGCGTGGATGGCCTCTCGACCCCCGTGGTGCTCTCCCCAGGGCCCCAGAAGCCATGA